Proteins from a genomic interval of Zingiber officinale cultivar Zhangliang chromosome 1B, Zo_v1.1, whole genome shotgun sequence:
- the LOC121997337 gene encoding uncharacterized protein LOC121997337: PLSIILQQNRLTGPNYIDWKRNLDIVLTAESYKFVLTEQCPDAPTGESTQEEIEYHKRWVKADEMARCYILASMSNVLQHQHQDLPTAYDIMNNLKELFGHQDRASRQEAMRKIMTATMQEGTPVRDHILKMMAYLNEIQILGGEIDGETQIDMILQTLPRSFEQFRLNYNMNKRIYSLGELLTELQAAEGLFRHNSQIHFAENGSTSKPKGKKKKK; the protein is encoded by the coding sequence ccactgtccatcatacttcaacagaatagacttactggacctaattacatagattggaaaagaaacctggacattgttcttactgctgaaagctataaatttgtactgactgagcagtgccctgatgcacccactggtgaatctacccaagaggagattgaatatcataagagatgggtaaaggcagatgagatggcgcggtgttacattttggcttcaatgtcaaatgtattgcaacatcaacatcaagatttaccaacagcttatgatattatgaacaatctcaaggagctctttggtcatcaggatagggcttctagacaagaagctatgagaaagataatgacagccaccatgcaagagggtactcctgtaagggatcatatcctaaagatgatggcttatctgaacgagatacagatccttggaggagaaattgatggggaaacccagatcgatatgatcctccaaacgctacctagaagttttgagcagttccgcctgaactataatatgaataaaaggatttattcattaggggaactactgacagaacttcaagcagcagaaggattatttcgtcacaattctcaaattcactttgctgaaaatggttctacttctaaaccgaaaggaaagaagaagaagaaa